DNA from Tachysurus vachellii isolate PV-2020 chromosome 22, HZAU_Pvac_v1, whole genome shotgun sequence:
ggaaacaggtccaaatggctctgtgagtgtttaaggttgccgacccctgatgTAGACGTATACAATCAAGTGTACACGTGTGAAAATGCGTTTCCTGTCGTAGTCAAACGCTTTAAAATGCTTTGACTTTGAGCTCAGAATAAGATAAAACAGAGATAAAGGTTGGAACATTTGTAGGATTTAATCTGATAAATTTGACTTAATCTCACAAACGAAACGTCTCGAAACGTCCCAACGTTCTGAAATGTTTCATCAGGAGGCCTGCTTACAGGGAAATATCACTACGAGGATAAAGACGGCGCTCAGCCTGCAGGACGCTTCTTTGGAAATAACTGGGCTGCTGTGTACAGAGACAGGTAAAGAATAAAGATCTTACAGCTCCTGAGAAACTGATGAGTGTTTAAACCTCAAGCTTCCTCATTCCTAAAGCAGCATTTCAGTGTCTGGTGATTATTTGGTGCCTCTAATCGATACGTGACCAGCTTTAGGATCAGGTGACGACATACAGAACGACGGCGACGTAGAGACTGAATCGTTTAAGTGATTCAGAgtcaattaaattatttacatgttgGTTCATTacaggaacattttattttattcttgttgATGTGATAAAAGTTTGGAGACTTTATCTTCCTGCTGTAATTAACCatcatctggatttctgtacaAATCTCAGACCAGTTTTCTGATCCgtgttgtgtattttgtaaAAGGTTTTGGAAAGAGAGTCATTTCCAGGCTATAGACGGCGTCCTGAAGGCCCTGAAGGCCGCCTACGCTTCGGAGACGCCGAGCTTGACCTCGGCCGCCTTACGCTGGATGTATCATCACTCTCAGCTCAGGGTACGAGTTCCTGAATATTCCAGGATTATAATCATCTCAGATCAGAATAAACAAAGTGAGAAGGTCTGCAGAAGATCTattaagattagattagattagattagaatagaGATGCAAAAAAGACTTTAGGGCAATAAAGAAATTCCCAGTTTTAAACTTAACATATTATTTGATCGTATATTACACCTTCCCTAATATCAGACTGTTTCTGTCTTCATCCCAACATGTTggataaaaacatttctgcCGTAGTTTAAGATTCAAATGATttaactacagaaaaaaaaacagttctcaGTTTTAGGAGATAAAAGAGAAGCTCGTGTTGGAACAGGATTCGTTTCAGAAGCGACGCGTACACGAGTCGTCCTGGAGCGGCTCGAGTCTCACGTAAATAACGTAAAAAGATAGTAAAAAGACTTTAGCTGAACAGATGAAGTAACGGTTCCTGTGTTCCTCAGGCCGAGCTCGGAGACGCCGTGATCATCGGCATGTCCACCATGGAGCAGCTCCAGGAGAATCTGGCTGCAGCTGAAGAAGGTCCTCTAAAGCAGGAAGTGGTGGACGCCTTCAAGCGTGGCTGGGATTTAGTGGCTCACGAGTGTCCTAACTACTTCCGCTAGACATGTGATCAGTGGTGGAAAgagtactaaaaaaaaatcacactcaGATGTAGTGTGAGTAGAGTAAAAGTACCCGAACTAAAAAGTAGCCCAATGAAAAGTACTCGAGAGTAGCGAGTATTATGCTGTATGAACGTTATTCCACCTTTTATACcatgcaaattaaaaatatagctTGTATATAGTATTCTCTttggcagcaaaaaaaaaaatatatatatatatatttctccaACGGTTTTATTTTCACCTGCTAGCACTGAAAGAGCAACCAAAATTAGAGGAAGAACTTTTAAATGCTGATATTTTAACTGGTTTAGGCAGCAAAGGTGACCCTTCTTCACCTTCACTGTATAAAACTCCTTCAGGATTCAGAAGTGTATTTGAGGTGTTGCTGAATCACCCAccacacctcctcctcctcctccatgatTAAACTAAATTAGCAGCACCAGGTGTCTAAAGCCGCGTTCAcgctgcaagtcttaatgctcaattcagatattttgctcagatctgatttttttgtttgtctgttcacgttaccttttaaaatgtggtctatatcagataccagtgtgaactgtttgctgtttcgaactgacccgcatgcgcaaacgaacaataacaatgacgtcacacgcagcacgccgttgtgctaaagttggcgaggttatggaggaagtaagcgttttcgcttttctttctaaatgtttgtgtaacagcagcacagagacgcagtgttttgaaaattttctgatgtcgagggcaacttttgattatttgatccattttgtaggcgtagtcacgtttgtgtgcgaactcgccggcgcataatcgtgatgaatgtcgatgtagaatgacgtaaaagtcgcatcaaatccgcctcggttgttcacactgtggccagattggaaaaaatcagatttgggtctgattcaggaccacatatgtctgacctggtcacttgaccccaaaaaaatcagatttgggccacttttacctgcagtgtgaacgtggccttataGTCTGTCTGAGGCAACTTCTCTATGCGCAATTTGATTGGACGGGAATCAGGTGATTATTCtccttaaaggtgcccttccacacaaaaccgtttttacttgtattttttgatatgtgtttaggtccatatgtgtttgtgttgtgtcgtgaatgtgaacacGAACtcctacctccccggtcagttctagccacttaaaagaaataaggggagaaatcaggtcagttagaaaagctgctcagtgtgacgtcgtaatgattgagctcattactattcatgagctctcccacttgagaccgcgcccccagaattcgtgtagctcagtgagtttcctatacagcaaggacggctgaacgtcaacgggcttgtgaagaagccattctgccgcaattcaaggtgattgtaaacaaatttcctctagcctaggctacttattgtgtgggtgaatgaatagtcatgctctcgtatcctagcggttagccaatcggagccaagcagcatagctcatttgaatattcatgagaactggcgcaaatggagccgagtcttcctgcaggctttctataatcgcactagaatggcttgaaacaaggtaaccaaggcattatttacacaaaaatgtgttacagagtccatggtgaacttcagacattaccacaaaagtaatgaaatacgtgttgCAGGGCATCTTTAACCAATCACTGTtgacaggaaaaaataaacgcGGTAGCGATGGCAGGTTGAGGGGAAAATAGAGCAGTAAAAGTACCGATACAGCCCTAAgtatgtactcaagtaaaagtaaactgTTTTTAAACTACTTAATTAAGTACAATTCCTAAGAAAAACTACTGAATTACAGCAGCGAGAGTATTTAATTTCAcctgaagaagaagaggaggtgCTGTAACCTTCCTGTCCCCTGATCTGATCAATTCCCTTCATGGAAATCGTCCATTAATTCAAGCTAAGTGTTAACTTTTTGTTTGATATTTCAGGTCATGACCACCGATTAAAACGTCATTTTTGTTTGAACGACTGAACATTTAATCCCACACGACAGCAGCAGGAAGTTATTCAGGATTAAACAGAGGTGTAAAACATCTggattataaaacacacacactgaagaaaacattcacacaaacacgtgTCCTGCTTCTGCAGATTAAACCAACACGTCCGTGTGGAAGTCCATTGTTTCTTCTCATTAACTctcatcgtcgtcatcatcatcatcctctttagTCTGCATGGCCTCTTCGTCGGCGTCCGCTAACAGCTCACAATCTCCAGTCTCTGAATTCCACATGCACTTTAAGGTCAACGTGAACTCGGCCATCTCCATCCCCAAGAGTTTCTgtaaggagagaaggagagcgaCTCAAACAGGAGCTTTAAACACACTGGGGTACAAATCACCTGCTCATGTCATGTGTTTAACTGCTTTATATTCTCAGGTCCGCTGTCACAAGTAAACATCTACAAGTGAGAATTCAGTCAGTTTGTCTTCAAGTGCACTCAAAGCATTTTGTGAttttgagtgagagagagacacagagagagagagagagagagagagagagagagagagagagagagagagagagagagagagacacacacacacagagagagacacagagagagacacagagagagagagagagagagagagagagagagagagagagagacagagacacagagacacacacacacacagagagagagacacacagagagacacagagagagagagagagacacacagagagacacacagagagagagagacacacagagagagacagagacagagacacagagagagagagagagacacacagagagagagacacagagagagagagagagagagacacagagagagagagagagagagaccttaaaAGTGCCCTGACTAGTGAACTAGGGAGCAGATTGAGACGCTAATaagcagaaaaatgaaaaaataaataatttgatcCTGCTGAGCTTCAACAAGAGCgacatttatttcttatagttAGTTAGAATGgtgtacacacagagagacacacacagagacacacacacagagacacacacacagagacacacacacagagacacacagagacacacacagagacacacacagagagacacacacagagacacacacagagacacacacagagagacacacacagagagacacacacagagacacacacagagacacacacagagacacacacagagacacacacagagacacacacagagacacacacagagacacacagacactttatAAAAGCAGGGTCACTGCTGTGTACACATTTCAtccctctcctccctctctatCACGCTCTTaccctcttcctccctctctcacacactctccttcttcctctctctctcacacactctccctcttcCTCACGCTCTGGAGTGTATTAGTGTAACAAACACAGCCGACTCACCAGAATCCGGGCTTGTTCAGGAGTGAGCGTGTCTCCCTCTTTACACACTTCGTAGTCCTTCAGTAACGTGACGATTCCTGCGGACAGATTTCACAAAGAATTATCACGTGTTCATGACGAGTGTTTATGGCTCGAGAGAGAAGCTGCTTCAGTAAAACAGAGCTGCAGGAACGAGTCCTGAAACCAGTCTAACAGTCAGCAGTTAGACTAACAGTTCAGCTTCTATCAGCTTGATGTgttcacacaaactccacataTTTCAGCGACATAAAACTCATCATCTGAACCTCACTGGTGTTTTCTGTAAGCTGTTTAGAGCGAGTTGTCTGATGTGATGCTGCGTCTGTCGGCTGTAATGGTGTGATTACCTTTTTTAAGCGCTGTAGGCAGTCCTAACTGTCTGAGCTGAGGCTCCATGGAGTGAGAGAACTGTTCCAGCGGCCCCTCGTCCAGCGTCACTGCCATCTGCGCTACGTTCCCCGCTCGAGCGTAATCCGTCTCTCTGAAGCTGCTGAAATACCTGAGAGAAACACACGATGGGCCGAGAAACTCAGAAACTCCCGGTGGGGACTAGATGTGGCTGTGTACAAAGACATGacaaagctgagagagagagagagagagagagagagagagagagagagagagagagagagagagagagagagagagagagagacagagacagagagagagacagagacagagagagagagagacagacatagagagagagacagacacagagagacagacacagagagacagacacagagagacagacacagagagacagagagagagagagagacagacatagagagagagacagacacagagagacagacacagagagacagacacagagagacagagagagagagagagagagagagagcgagaaacagacagagagagagagagacagagagagacagacagacagagagagacagagagagacagacagacagagagagagagggagacagagagagacagacagagagcgagagacagagagagagagtgccagagatggagacagagagagcgacagacagcgagacagactgagagacagacagagagacagacagagagagagagagtggtgacTAGATGTGGCCGTGTACAAAGACATGACATAACgctgagagacagaaacagacacatacaggagAGTTTGTTTTGTAAACTCCTGCACAACAGACCTGTGACTTTAGTAACAGAcgttttatgtaaaaatgttctTCACTCTATTTAAATCCAGGCGAGTGACTCAGACGTGTTCTCATTAACTCCATGACACGTGTGATGACGGTTAGCAGCCAGACTCACAGAAGTTCTGTCTCTTACAGATCAGTCACTAGTGTTTCTTCCTGATTCTCCTGGTCTACTGATCATGACGAGGAGAAGAGTGTGTAGGTATTTACTATTTACTCACGTTTGTACGTCTTCTTTGGTTTTGTTGGTGAACAGAACTCCCACTTCCCCTCGGAGGAACCTGCTCACctataacacacaacacaaaccatCCAACACTCAACATCTGCTGCAATCCAACTGACTGTCAGACTGCACAACACACAAGATAAATAATCACACACCTTGTGCAAATTATCCCTGTATTCATCTGTCGGTCCTTTACCGAGCGCAATCATCATCACCTTGTTCTTGCCGAAAAAGAACCTTTAAGGATGAGAGAAAGGATCAGAACAACAAGCAAAGACAccagtgactgtgtgtgtgtgtatgtgtgattctCTCTCACCGGCTGTGTTTCCATGCCGTTCTGACGTCTTTCAGTTTGCTGTTCCTCATGTTTTCCACCGAGAAGATGAAGATGTATCTGTACGTGTCGACACATTTCCGCAGCTGAAACAGGAAACGTGTCGATTCATTTTAACGAAATAATCAGCAGCTCTGATTTCTAAACAATGCTCTCATTCTGATACACgatcgtttccatagcaacagcagCCCATTACTGACCAACAGGTCAAAACCATGTGTGTAATCATAACAAAATACTATCTACTTATCCTAAAATACCACATCAGCTACTTTATGTCAGTGAGTAATGATTTTTTATGACATCAGGAGTGTCACAGATCACAATGAGGTAATCAGGTTTAATGAGTAGCTTCTGGTCACTAAActtcactgcagtgtgtttagGAGAATAAATAAGTTTCTCACCTCCTCAATCAG
Protein-coding regions in this window:
- the mrto4 gene encoding mRNA turnover protein 4 homolog, whose amino-acid sequence is MPKSKRDKKVSLTKTVKKGLEAKQKLIEELRKCVDTYRYIFIFSVENMRNSKLKDVRTAWKHSRFFFGKNKVMMIALGKGPTDEYRDNLHKVSRFLRGEVGVLFTNKTKEDVQTYFSSFRETDYARAGNVAQMAVTLDEGPLEQFSHSMEPQLRQLGLPTALKKGIVTLLKDYEVCKEGDTLTPEQARILKLLGMEMAEFTLTLKCMWNSETGDCELLADADEEAMQTKEDDDDDDDES